In Deltaproteobacteria bacterium, the DNA window TGGAACGGGAGCTTGCGGTCGATCTGTCCGTAATCCGATCCCCTGTCACCAAGGTCATCACCATTATCGGTCCCAGACGAGCCGGCAAGACCTTCTTTCTGTTTCAGATCATGGGCAACCTTCTCAAAGAAGGCGCCGATATCCGGGATTTCGTTTACATCAATTTCGAAGACGAGCGTCTTCTTCCCATGGAGGCAGGGGACCTGCAGCTTATTCTGGATGGGTGGCATGAGCTCCATGGGCGGGAGCCAAGGCCCTTTCTCTTTTTCGATGAGGTCCAGAACATCGCCGGTTGGGATAAGTTTGTCCGCCGTCTGGTGGACCAGGGGCACAACATCTTCGTGAGCGGGTCGAATTCCAGGCTGCTCAGTTCGGACATCGCCGCTGCCCTCAGGGGCCGGACCCTGACCTACGTCCTTTTCCCGTTTTCATTTCGGGAGATGTTGGCGTCCAAGGGTATCGCGCCGGAAAGGGGCCTGTTGTTCGGCCCGAAACGGCACCAGGTCCAACGCCATTTCGAGCAGTATCTCGCTTCTGGAGGCTATCCTGAGGTGGTGCAGCTTGAAAGCGTTCAGACGAGGACCAGGATCCTGCAGGACTATTTCCATGCGGTTTTCTATCGGGATCTGGTCGAGCGCCACCGGATAAAGCACTCCGAGCTCCTGCGGCAATGGCTCAACGTGCTTATTGCCAACATCGCCTCCACCGTGAGTTTCCGGAAGGTGGAAAACGACTTCAAGTCTCGTGGGATGCGGGTTTCAAGCTCGACCTTGGCCACATTTTCGCGGTATGTGGAGGATATTTTTTTCGGGTTCTTTGTTGAGATGTACTCCGAATCGGCACGTAAACGGCAGGTGAACCCCAAGAAGTTCTATCTCATCGACCATGGAATGCACAACTTCCTCACCCTCGGCCTTTCCGCCAACCGCGGGCGGGTGCTGGAAAACGTCGTTTTTCTGGAGCTGAAACGCAGATACGGTGAGGTGTATTACTACCGGACGAAATCCGGCGCTGAAGTGGACTTCCTGGTCCGGGACGGAACCAGCTTCCAGCTTATCCAGGTCTGCCACGACTTAGCCGGCGTAGAGACCAGGAGCCGTGAAACAAAGGCCCTGCAACAGGCGATGGCAGAACTTGGATGTGGCGTCGGCCTTATCCTTACCGGCAGCGAAAAACGGGAGGAATCGATCAGGGGCGGTGTCCTTTCCATCCGGCCCGTCTGGGAATGGCTGGTGGCGCAGTGAAATATCAGGCAGGTAAGCTGTCCCGCCTTGCCTTCTCTGGTATTTGTGATTCTGTCATCACCCTGAATCCGTGAGCCGACGCGGGGTATTTGTTCCGTGCGGCAAATAGCCTCCTGTCCATGGGGGCGGATTTGCCGTTCGAGCCCCGTCTATGGGCGCCTCCATCCACAAATACCCTGGCCGTAGGCTCACGGATTCAGGCTTACGGTAGATGACGCGGAGAAAAGCAAGGGGCCGCCCTTGACGGCTGCTATGTCTTGCACACAAACCTTGCTGGCTGAGTCTGCGGACATCCGGTTCCCCCACGTCCTACCCCTGCACAAGACCCAGGTAACCACCAGGCAAAAACTGACAGAAAGACGCAAAAAGCTCAGAAAATCAACAAATTAAACAACGGATGAATAGAGGCCTTTTTGGCGGAACATCCGTTTCAGGATTTACGCGCATAGGCAACAAGAAGCCCTTGACTTTTTATTAATAATAATTATTATCGTTTTATGACTTTTAAAAAAAACATCTTCCCGCGCATAACCCGTCAGAGGGAGATGCTCCTTTCGGAGTTGATGTCGCTTGATACCCATCCCACGGCCGATGAGCTTTTCGAGAGGCTCAGAAGGCGGCTTCCGCACATCAGTCTTGCCACTGTCTATAGAAATCTGGAAGCCCTTGCTGCGTCCGGTACGATCCGAAAACTGGAAACATGTGGCCGTCAGGCCCGTTACGATGGAAATGCCTCCCCTCATGCCCATGTCAGATGTGTCAGATGCGGCCGCATAGACGACGTCAAGGATGTGGAGACGGGGTGTGCCGGACCCCTACCGAGGGAACTTTCCGGATA includes these proteins:
- a CDS encoding ATP-binding protein, with protein sequence MLKDKIKIILSEFQAAPLPALVERELAVDLSVIRSPVTKVITIIGPRRAGKTFFLFQIMGNLLKEGADIRDFVYINFEDERLLPMEAGDLQLILDGWHELHGREPRPFLFFDEVQNIAGWDKFVRRLVDQGHNIFVSGSNSRLLSSDIAAALRGRTLTYVLFPFSFREMLASKGIAPERGLLFGPKRHQVQRHFEQYLASGGYPEVVQLESVQTRTRILQDYFHAVFYRDLVERHRIKHSELLRQWLNVLIANIASTVSFRKVENDFKSRGMRVSSSTLATFSRYVEDIFFGFFVEMYSESARKRQVNPKKFYLIDHGMHNFLTLGLSANRGRVLENVVFLELKRRYGEVYYYRTKSGAEVDFLVRDGTSFQLIQVCHDLAGVETRSRETKALQQAMAELGCGVGLILTGSEKREESIRGGVLSIRPVWEWLVAQ
- a CDS encoding transcriptional repressor; its protein translation is MTFKKNIFPRITRQREMLLSELMSLDTHPTADELFERLRRRLPHISLATVYRNLEALAASGTIRKLETCGRQARYDGNASPHAHVRCVRCGRIDDVKDVETGCAGPLPRELSGYKIVGRHIEYDGICPRCRSCEKQSDNPKNEVIFCNRS